The following is a genomic window from Rutidosis leptorrhynchoides isolate AG116_Rl617_1_P2 chromosome 8, CSIRO_AGI_Rlap_v1, whole genome shotgun sequence.
TATATAATCTACTATACTTGACAACATATAATGCTTTAAATATCATTCATTAATCTTCTTAATTAACGGTCCCTGGTTGAGCTTAATCATGAGACAAGATATTACTACATGTTAGTAGTGTGTTAACGACCAATAATTTATACACCTTCATCTTTACACTCATAACGAAATACTCTTGATAATCTATTATATACTCCGAGTACAATTTAAACCCGTAGTTTGTTTAAACCCATACTCATAGTTTATTAGTCGAGGCAAATCTTGCATATGGTGATCCACACAAAGTTCTTGATCAATACGTTAACTTTATTTAAGAAAATATTACGGTACTAATCACTGTTGCCGATTCACATCGTTAACCTTGAATATATGATTAATTAATTGAAAATTCAACGAAAGAGGTTGGGTTGCTATtctaaaaatattgaattttatttatgtatttattatttatttttttatatataaatatataacactaAAGTGACTTTATTTACTTGGCCTTGAATAAACTACAAAATGCGTTGCTTCGTCAATAATTCGCGGCCATCTGACAACCACATTTCCATAATACTTTGATGTAAAAGTCGGCCCATCCACCATGCTCTATATTATCTTCCTGactttttcctttttatttatatagtatataaaaaaataaatataaatatatatattctaatttctaaatttaattataatctttagttACAAACCAATTCCATCAGCCTACCTTAGAAAAAcgaaaaaacgaaatataaaatcAATATATATTCAGCACCGTAATAAATAAATCATAAAAAAAACTTCCACTATAAATACATTATAATACAAATTGACAATATTACCCTCAAACTTTAAATCAAATTTCACATACCACCCCTAATCCCCCCACCCACCGGTAAACACCTACACCACCAATCTCTCAATTAACTCTTTTCTTTCCTTTCCTTTCCTTGGTGCCGTATGTTTACAACCCGAGACGCATGTGCAACCAAACGACGTCGTTTAACCTCTCACGTTACGGTTTTGCTTCTACTCTAGACCTTAACTATCTTCGCCGCTCTAACTACTGGATTTTCACGCGCAATAGCTTCACGTCCGGCGGCCTTGTAGTCGTAGCTACAGTCATGTCGATCGGAATAACGGTGCTCGGAGCAAAACATCTCGCCACACCGGCACTTAAATCCGACCAATCCGACTTTCCTTTTGCAACCCGCGCATCGATTCACCACGCGCCTTTTAAAACTGATATCGACGCTATCGTATGACGTCTCGATTGCTTCCGATCGTCGTTTTTTAGACGGATCTGATGTTTCCGGCGAGATAGCGGTGTTCGGTCGAAGGTCAACGATGAGGCCGGTGATGCCAGTTTTGAGATCAGATCGGTCGGGCGAGGATCGACGGTCATCGGATGTGGAGATCTTGGAAGGAGCGGTGGATATTGGAGGTGAGCATAAGGTTATGGATTCAGGTACCTTGAGCTCGGTTTCTTCGTTCTCTCTCTTCTGAGCCATACCTTTTTTGGGGGATATGAGAAAATTAAAAGAGAGAGAAAGATTAGGTTTTAGAGAGAGAAATTGGTGGGGGGAAGGATGGCAATAACTTTAAAGGTCTGAAATGTAATGAAAATGACGAAATTGACTTTATTCTTTATTTACAATCATACAAGTTTTAAATCACACTCACaatatgaattaaaatatttatatttatatatgttttagaaatatactagtgaaatgacccgtagaatcacgggtttgtttaaacaaaatAGTTTAATGAttatgtattaagtgaatgtaaatgctaaagtcatttagtttaatgacccgtgaaactatagatttcgactaagaaacttgtcgtcgtttttacaaacatattgagacatgtatttccgcATACATATAGAACGTAATTAATTCCGTAAAATAAAGTTTGCTTAAATCAAATCAAACTTAGAACAATGTTAGAGTTATAGTATACTTAACATCAAGTAAATGCGTACTTTAGATTTATACTACACACGGATTAAAACATAGAACAATGCATTAGATAGTCATAAATCAAATCAAACAATGTATCTTTTAATCGATTGCCTCAAAACAATAGTCTGATATCATCCTCTTCATCAAACTCGTCACCGTATCCAAACTCAGCATCACCTCTATAACTAATTCAGTCCCATATGTATCAAAAAACATACGATAACATACATATGAAGATTAGAATTTAAGTACACTTTCTTAAAAGTTGTAGAATCAAGAAATGCTATATATccatctaaaataaaaaaaaattgtagaaTACGATAACTAATACTTACAACATTATTATTGGTATCATCAATCGAGCTCTCCATAACATGTTATCATCAGCAGAGTTCTTCACAACCTGTTAGCTAACATTATGATTTTGTGTACTGCTCACAAAAAGAAAGCCCCGACTCCATCAAATCCTACGAATTAAAATGGGTTATACATATAAACTTAAACTAAGAACCtctatatctttatatatagcATAATTATAATTCATAACTTTTCAAAAATACCTTATTCTGTATGAACATAAATGATACCAAATGATGTAACAATTTCAGGGCTTAAACCCAACTCTTCACTCATTTTCTTACAAAGCATTATAGCTAACATTGAAGCAATCGCACCTCCAATCGcattaataataacatatttaaaaaaaaaaaaaaaaaaaaacatatactaCCTGATGGCGGTTTAAGACCATACTGTGCCATCTTCTTTCAATTGGCTCACCAAAAAACATAGCTTGTTTAATATAATTAAGAAAACATATTAACATAACTTATTAAGTTCCCATGTCTTTTCAGCAGCAACTTTCAATATAAGCTAAAATAAATAATTGAAAAAGTTATCTTGCAAATAAACTAAGTACTATCGTATCAATTTACATCATAAGGATGATTTATTCTTCAAATAAATGGAAATTACCTTGCATCGAAAGTATCATGTCCTAATTTATATTCACCATCCTTATACAATGCCTTTGCGTCTTTTGCAGCCAATACTATCGACTTTCGATCCTTAATATTGCAGCTTTACTACAATCTAGGATTTAACATACTACCTTCTTTCAGACAATTTCACATAATGATCCAAAAGGTTGCATTTCTAAAAGTACTAACCTTAATAATCAAATAAATAGCATTTTCATCTATAAGAATTACGCCCACTTGAAAACAAACAAACACATAGATTACCGTCAAATTAAAACTGCAAACACAATTATATTAAACATACTGAATTATAGGGTGTATACCCTAACAATGTAAACCTCTTATAAGATCTTATATAGCAGGTCAAATGTAACTTGGTCTAGATGATCCGTACCTACTACAGTACAACAACGTGCCATGATCCCTTCGCAAAGCCTAATTAAGTGGTCGTAAGATCAGGAGTTTCTCTGAATCCATGATAGTCAGCCTACAACCCAAACAACTAATTTGAGACCTTTAATTTTACAGCTTATTTACTAAACCAAAATGGGTTAAAACATAGTAATAGTTTCAGTTTTAGCTAAGATCTATAGGGCACAATAATGGCATACTGGAACCATGTCttactcatttcccatatgaacaGTTTGTAGAAGAGAAGTCGACCTCACTCCATGGTTAAACCTACATAACAAATGAAGTTTTTATACAAACATATATAGACCTCTAACTTCATTATAAAATTTCAGTAGAAAAAGGTATCTATCTACACTATTTGCTAACTATTGTTAACTTGTAGGTAACAATTTCTATAAAATCACCATCTTATAGCAATCACGGGATGAGAAAAAAAAAGCTCAAACTGAAACGATCCAAATGTATAAAGCTCAACATAGCAATAGGCATGTGACTACCTTGTAGAGTTTGTTGACAGTGACCATCTATCTTGATCCATATGCAGTAGCTTCATCCAAAAACACAAAAATTCAAAACGTAAAGAATAGTATAAGAATTGTGACCATCAATTTTCTTGTATCTTTCTTCTTTAGTTAAACTTAGATTTGATTTAAAACTCTGCCAATTAAGAGGTCCTTGGAAAGTCCAAATACCGGTAGATTAGATAATTGCCATGTAAATAGGACATGTGTGGTGAATCCACTGGTGATACTCAATTTagataattgccatatcaattatgtGGCAATCTGCGTTCAAAATAATTTTCTGAGACTCGAGAGAACACCAGACCTTCTCAAACATTTGATGACTATAAAGCCTTTCAATTTGAATTGTCAATCATCATGATCTCCTGTATCCAAGTATAAaccaaattagttttattaaaagggAAAAAAATACACtccatatataatttgaaataacaaTAACAACGTTAAACAAAACCACGTCCTAATCGTATGTATCTGCCATCTAAAGAAAAATTCCATTAAGGACTTTCATTACACAGTTGGTGTGCACCAGATTATTAGTTAGTACAAAAACAAAATCTaaaaaatatatatgttattattaccTACAACCAAAATCAAGTAAAACAAAAATCCAAAACCAATAGAATCTAACTGCCATGAAGGCGTGCAAGCAAACTTTCAAAAGAAGCAATCCATGAAATTATACCAAGACAAAAAGTTGTACTGAAATGAATAAACAGCAGCCGTAGtcatattt
Proteins encoded in this region:
- the LOC139861773 gene encoding zinc finger A20 and AN1 domain-containing stress-associated protein 5-like; the protein is MAQKRENEETELKVPESITLCSPPISTAPSKISTSDDRRSSPDRSDLKTGITGLIVDLRPNTAISPETSDPSKKRRSEAIETSYDSVDISFKRRVVNRCAGCKRKVGLVGFKCRCGEMFCSEHRYSDRHDCSYDYKAAGREAIARENPVVRAAKIVKV